In Euphorbia lathyris chromosome 2, ddEupLath1.1, whole genome shotgun sequence, the sequence TTTCTGCCCTCTCCTGCCCGCTTGTACAGTCGTTGTCCGTCATCAGGTACGCAGCGTTAACCGTTGGATCAAAGGTTGCACTCCTCCTCTTGGttgttgcaaaacaggctgTGTGACAGCCTTTTTGACTTTATCTTTCtaaatctgcataaaacactcATTAGTCCTTCTTTTAAGTAATCTTACGCCAAAAACACCCCGAAATTATCACAAATAGTATGTTTTattgtagtcattttcatgcctaacaaatacccccaaactAAATCTtggcttgtcctcaagtaaacaaaAATAGAAAGCATAACAACTTACTGGAAGAATTTAGGTATGAAAGAATACAGAAGACAGATTTTGACGAATTTACAGAAAAAGCAGGAAAAGAGATTACAACAGACTATTTAGAAGGAGCAGAAAATGACACTCAGAAGAATATAATTAGATATGTGCTTGCCAtgataaaaaatgtggttatgCCCGATTTAACTCATGTATCCCTAActcaagaaattcctcaaagCTTAAAGGTTTAACTCAACTTTCATTTGAACAACCTGTTCACCCGaaatgcctcactaaggaaggGATGTTTCAGTCACTCTCGAATGATCCATTTTAGCCATAAGGAAGGGAATGCAACTTCTCTCCTCAGCTCAGTAAGTATACCTATAGGGTGCGAATTTGCTTATTGGTCCTATTTCTATGGATCAAAAAAATTCAAGCAAATCCAAAGGTCTTTATGGGTTGTAATGTATGGTTAAGGTAGAGGTGTGGACGTGAATGGCTTTTTATGTGTAAGAATTCTGACCTCATGCACTTTACACAAATACCTTGGTTTTTAACATACAACTCTGCATAACTTGTTTAACAGATGATTTACCCAATTTCCTCATTAACGCCTACCACTAAACAACCAATCTCAAAATTTGGGCATACAATGTGATTGTGTGCCATGAATTTGGAGGTATCTTTAATGATTCGTCATATTGTTTTCCTCTTGATCATTATaccttattaaatattttatctcAATGTGTGCGCGAGTTTCCTCCGCCAGTTACATTTTCAATCAACACAGCTTGCATGAGGCAAATTCACGGTTCTTTAGGATCAAAGTGATGGGAATGTGGTTATTTAAAGGCTAAGTTAACGAAATAAAAGGCAAGCTCAAATGGTTTATCCTAATATGTGGGTGCAATGCACAAGGTATGTCTTTTATCGGTTGAGTTGGGTGCCTAAGTGCCTTTATCATTCAATGCTTGTCCGAAATTTTTCCATTTCGACATGGCTTACCaaagcaaattctccctaaagacaATAAGTACTAGCCCACTCTTCAAAGCATCGATGCATTTACATGCACttgtaggctcaagttctcactattttggGGTTTTCATGCATTAGGGCAAAAGGTCCCTCAAGTGAATGTTgatttaaaacttaaaaaaaaatttggaatgTCAAAGCTCGAGAATTAAAAATTATCACCAGGCTTTCACCACACATTTCAAACATACATGCACAAAACGTTTACTCAGGAATTACTGCAGGGTCTAAACAAACGAAGAACTAGTTGTTCACAGGATGGAACGAACACAAAACAATAACTATTTACTGAGGATAGACAAAAATGTTACATTTTTACATGCCAAGAGGTCACAGGGGCTAAGTTATTATTCAGAACATACTACAATAACAACTTGTTCAATCTTTTATCATGTTATGCATACAGATATTGCgatcattattgtaattttccCACCCCTAAATTAGAATCGAACATTGTCCCCAATGTTAATACTAGGAAGCATAGGAAAAAGCATAACATGATATCGGAGGAGTTTAAACAAATGACAAGAAGGGTTATAAGTGTTACCAGATGCTTGGACATGCGACATATGGAATGTTCAGACAAGCGGGGAAAGAGAGGAATCAACCTCTCTATCCTTGGCAGGAACAACGccatcccctttcgaggaggcTGCGACATTGTTGATCTCAGGTTTTGTTCTTACCGGACTTTTTATTGAGGCACCAGAGGGACTCTCCCGCCCTTGCTCTTCTTCCACACAGATGTGCTTTAGCATATCGACCTCGCCTTGTAGGTGGGCATTTTTATGTTCCAGCGCGTGTATCTAGTCGTGGTTGGCTTTGGTCTACGCAAACAAAGCGTTCAACTGGGAGAGAATATCTTCGTTGGATAGCTTTGAGCACTTTCGGTAGAAGCCCAAATCCCTGGCCTGTTCCACCTTCTCAGATTCTGACGACACTGATACAACATGctcatttttccttttcttgCTCTCAACCCTCTTTGCCTCAACGAAATCCGACATCCACACCCACTTTCCATTAACCATCTTCCCGAAGAGCATGATTTGTAGGCTTCTCAAATCAATTTGATCCGGGTGGTTCACCATCGTCATCCTGTTTCGGTCTTCAGGTTTGAAGACCCCTATTGCTTCCGCTATGCGCGTCACAATGCTGCCACAACATATTAGGGAAGAGTTCTTCCGCCCAAAAGCACTAACATAGTACCCAAACCAGAACCCTAGATTCATCATGCGCCCAATTATCATGCTCCATAGAGCAGTAAGGTCTGCGTTGGGGATGGTTGCTTGGTTTTCTCGTGCAAAGATGGTTCCGGACACCAGTTTGTGCAGATAATGGAGGGTGTAGTCCTCGATGTTAGACGCCTTAGAGGCACTTCCATCATAACTTGGCTGGCCCGAGATAGAATGCTAGAAAATCGTTAGGTCGAAGTCATCTGGGGTTTCGATGAAAGCTCCCTTGTATCCTTCCGATTCCAAGTCATCATCGTCCGTGGCACCGAGCAGGTGGTTGAAGGTGTTCATAGACGGCCGCTGGGTGTGGGTCATGAGTCGGAAACTAAATTTCCCCTCCTCTTTAGGGTCAATGATCTCCGGGTCATGTTTAAATGTAGCCAGAAACTCCAGTGTGAGTTCCCTGTAAGCGGgctccttcatctcaaagaaACAGCTAAAGTGGCCTGCTTGCATGCGCTCCTTAACACGCCCCGCAAGTTTAAGCTTTTTCAAAATCTCCCAGCAGATCGTTCTCACTGGTCGGAACTCCAGTTGGGTCAAATCCTCATAATACTGCTGCACATTGGCGTCTTTGAACTGTGATAATTTCTTCACCAATTTTTCATCTGGTACAAAAGCCACTGTGCTTGTGCCCACCATTTTGCCTTTCGCTTTGTCCTTCTTCGCCCTATCTATTTTTACTTGCTTTCCAGAACCGCGAGTCCTCATCCTGTTAATGAGACTAAATAGCTACACCCAAAATGGTTATCTGGAGAGATATGGGGAACAGTGTgtgagagagaaaaataagaaaatgttTACTAGGGTCCCCAATACACCCTTCGTCCTTTAAGTAGAAAAAGTTTGAAACGGCCAGTTGCCAGAACCGTCATAATTACGACGTTTCTCTTAACGCCACCTGTACGAGTTGGTGTGGCAACAGTCGCGGAAGGATGAAAGGACGTTTAGGGAGGGGAGCAAACGGTTActttttttgaaattaactaCACTCTACCTACTTCGAATTTATCGAGAGAGTTGTGCAGGCTAAGTACAAAAAGTAACCCTAAAACAGTGTGATGGGACGGCCTCCTTATCCTAAAGATTTGTCATTTGAACATTTGGCCAATATATTTTCCCCCCTAAGagctttctccccctttttctTACGAGTAAAATTTAAAACTTCTTCCTACATGAAGGATAAAAGTTTATCTTTTTGCTCGTAATTAAACAGGGAAGATTAAATTGTTATTTTACGGACCCGCATGGCAACACAGAATTAATTTAACTTGATTAAGCAATCCTACCTaaaattttgacaaaaattAAACTAAGGTACAAAAGTGTAAGGTTACTCCCTATCGCTTGctgcaattggtgtttgcagcgaACACCCTGTTCCTGATGCTAATGGCTTGAAGGATCCTGGAAATGGACAGTGTCAATTGCCCCCTTTGTATCATTCTCAAGATATGGTTTCAATCGTTGTCCATTTACTTTGAAAGGTTCATGACCGTCTTTGATAATTTCTACAGCCCCATGGTAGAACACCTTGTTTACTGTGTAAGGTCCCGACCATCTGGACTTCAGCTTCCTAGGAATAAGTCTGAGCCTCGAGTTGTACAAGAGGACTCTATGTCCTTCTCGAAAGACTTTCTCCTGTATTTTCTTGTCGTTCCATCTCTTCATCTTTTCCTTATAGTCCATAGCGTTCTCGTAGGAAAACAGCCTGAATTCCTCCATTTCGCACAGTTGCAACTTTCTCTGTTCACCTACAACCTGTTTCTCAAAATTTAGAAAGGTTAGTGCCCAGAAGGCCctatgctctatctttactggAAGATGACGAGACTTTCCATATAACAGCCTAAATGGGGACATTCCAATTGGTGTCTTGTATGCAATTCTATAGGCCCATAAAGCattgtcaagcttgtttgcccagtccTCCTAGAATTGCCCACTGTTTTCTCCAAGATTCTTTTGATCTCTCTATTGGAGATCTCCACCTACCCACTAGGTTGTGGgtggtaaggtgtggcaattctgtgaGTGACTCCAAGCTTTCCCATCAACTTTTCAAATTGAGCATTACAGAAATGGGTTCCTTGGTCACTAATGATAGCTCGTGGGACACCAAATCGGGCAAACAACATTTTTAGGAATTTGACGACCACACGGGCATCATTAGTGGGACTAGctattgcttcaacccacttgcttACATAGTCTACTGCAACCAATATATACTTATTACCAAAAGACGTAGGGAAgagtcccatgaagtctatgcCCCATATGTCAAATATTTCACATATAACAATGTTATTAAGGGGCATGGCATTCCTTACCGAGATATTACCTGTTCTCTGGCACTCATTATAAGTACTTACGAACATATGAGCATCCCTGAAGATGGTTgaccagaaaaaacctgattagAGCACCTTCGCGGCTGTTCTACTTGCACCGTGATGCCCACCTGCTTCTCTATCGTGGTAATGTCTTAGAACAACATGTCCTTCCTCTTGGGTGATGCATCTTCTTATGATCTGATCTGcacacaacctgaaaagatatggttcttcccaaaaatagtaTTTGATTTCTGCATAGAACTTCTTCTTTTGGTTGGTGGACAAGCTGTGAGGTTTAATTGAACTAGCAAGATAATTGGCAATGTCAGCAAACCATGGTGTAAGTTGTAGAGAATACAAATGCTCATCAGGGAAATTCTCCAAGATTTCATGATGTTCCTGGCTACTGGTATGAGAAATTCTGGAGAGATGATCAGCAACTACGTTTTCTGTTCCTTTTTTGTCCTTGATCTCGAGGTCAAACTCTTGGAGCAAGAGCAACCACCGAATCAGCCTCGGCTTAGCATCTTTCTTTGCAAACAGGTAGCGCAAGGCAGCGTGGTCTGTGTAGACCACTACTTTTTACAAAACCAAGTATGGACGGAATTTGTCAAAAGCATACACCACTGCAAGAAGCTCCTTCTCTGTTGTGGTATAGTTTTGCTGATCCTCGTTCATtgttttgcttgcataataGATCGGTCGAAACTTCTTCTCAATTCTCTGCCCAAGAACAGCTCTTACGCATATGTCGCTAGCATCACACATCATTTCAAATGGCAATTCCCAATTTGGTGCGGCTAGAATGGGTGAATTGATCAGTTTGCCTTTTAGAATCTCAAATGCCTTTACACAGTCTGTTCCAAAAGTAAAATCCACATCTTTATGTAACAGAGCTGATAGTGGTAATGTTATCTTTGAGAAGTCTTTTATGAATCTTCGGTAGAATCCCGCGTGCCAAGGGAAACTTCTAACATCTTTGACATTAGCAGGAACAGCCAGCTTCTCTATCACTTCCACCTTTGCTTTGTCAACCTCCATTCCCTGTTCTGAGATCTGATGTCCGAGCACAATTCCTCCCGTGACCATGAAATGGCACTTTTCCCAGTTTAGAACTAAGTTTGTCTCTCTACATTGTACTAACATGGCCTCCGGGTTGTTCAGACAGCTTCCAAATGAGTTTCCATatactgagaaatcatccgtgAAGATTTCCACAGTTTGCTCCACCACATCATGAAATATAGACATCATGCACCTCTAAAATGTAGCAGGGGCATTGCACAACCCAAAAGGCATGCGTCTgaaagcataagtcccataggGGCAAGTAAAGGTTGTTTTCTCTTGATCTTCAGAATGGATAGCAATCTGATTGTACCCTGAATACCCATCAAGGAAACAGTAAAACGCATAGCCCGTCAATCGTTCCAGCTCTGGTCAATGAATTGCAAaggaaaatggtctttcctTATTGCCTCGTTGACCTTTCGGTAGTCCACGCATACTCTCCATCCAGTTATGGTTCTTGTGGGGACCAGTTCGTTTTTCTCATTCAGAACAACCGTAGTACCCCCTTTCTTCGGAACTACATGCACATGGCTTGTTCAGATACTGTCAGAAATGGGATAAATGATTCCTGCATCTAATAACTTGATTACTTCTTTcctcacaacctccttcatgtgcgGGTTCAGCCTTCTCTGTGGTTGAACACACGGCTTGTGGTCTTTTTCCATTAGAATATGATGCACACACACCGCCGGGCTGATTCCCTTAATATCATCCATCTTTCAAGCCATTGcatccttgtttcttcgcaaaTACCTCCATGAGCTGAGCTTTCTGATCAAGGGTTAATTTGGAAGATATAATCACCGGGCTTCCGCTTGGTGGTTCAAGGAAAGCATATTCAAGATGTGATGGCAAAGGTTTCAGTTCAGGTTTAGATAAAGGCACAATGGGTATTTCTGGAGGTTCTTGATGAGTGGGAACAGTTGGATCGGGAGGGATTGATGAAGCTTCTGTCTCGATGGAACAACCTGTTCCTTCACAGAGATTAACCTCTTCTCCCAAGAGTGCCTCCAATGTGTCCTGTCCCTATCCTGCGAATCAGATAGACTTTGGAAATTATCTAAAAAATAACATGTGTCATCACTAGTGTTAGCTTGTCTCATAGCTTCATTCATCTTAAAAATGATTTCCTCCCCATTGATTCTAAAAAATAATTTCCCTTCTCCTACATCAATcaatgctttacctgttgctaAGAACAGTCTTCCCAGAATAATGGGAACATGCAAATCctcatctatgtccattattATGAAATCAACAGGCAGTATGAACTTTCCTACCTTAACTAACACATCCTCCACAACTTCCCTAGGATAGCATACAGATGTATCTGCCAATTGGATTGATATCCTAGTGGGTTGTGGCTCACCTAACCCTAGCTTAACATACACAGAATATTACATCAgatttatacttgctcctaggTCACATAATGCATTATCAATATTTAACTTGCCAATAGAACATGGaatcgaaaaactccctggatccttCAGCTTTTTaggaagctgctgcttgttctgGAGTATGGACGAACAGTCTCTGTTCAGCTAGATCATTGATATGTTTTCCAATTTCTTCTTATTGGACATGATATCCTTCAAAAACTTTGCATATGTGGGCATCTGAGCAAGTGCTTCCACAAAGGGGATGTTGATATGCAACTTCCTCAAGGTGTCCAACACTTTGAATTTTGCTCTTCAAGCTTTTTGTTTACGAGCCTCGCCGGATATGGTACAGGTGGTACATAGGGAGGGGGTGGATAGTACTTCTTTCCTGGTTCCTCCTGATTATTGTCAGATGTGAGATCTGTCTCGGTTGGCTTCTCCTGGTCAAGAACAGTCTGTTCCTTTTCCTTCTCAGCAAGTCTGGACCTACCTACACACTCAGCACTTTTATTAGTCATCAAAGGAGGATTAGTTTCCTTACCAGATCGTAGAGTGATAGCCATGACATCTCCCTTAGGGTTTGGTTCGGTATTACTTGGCATCACCCCTTTTCCTTTTGATGAGGAATCAGCCAGGTGATGAACTTGTGTCTCCAAATTTTTGATGGAAGCCTGTGTCTGCTTCATAAATTGCATCATCATGGTCTTCATGTCCTGTTCTACGTCCTTTATCGGGTGAACAGGTTGTTTGTAGTGCTGTTGAGGCTGCCTCTGATAGTGTCCTCCTTGTTGCTGCTGGTATCTGGGTTGCTCCTGCTGGTTTCGCTGTCCAGTCCATCCGAAATTCGGATGATTTCTTGTGGCTGGATTGTATGTATTTGAATAAGGATTTGGTGGGTTCCTTTGATTGTATCCAGCATAATCACACTGTTCCTGCTCACCTTTGCCTTGCTTAACTCCAGGGCAGTTGATGTTGAAGTGAGgccctccacaaaaatcacagACATCATTAAATGGTGGTTCATTATGAATGGATGAGACATTAATCTTGCTGAGCTGCCTGACAAGCTGTTCCACCTGAGTGGTCAGCTTGAAAACCACGTCACTATCTGCCGTTATTTTCCCTTCACTCCTAGCTGAGTGCCAATTATAACTTGTGCTTACAACTTTCTCAATGAGGTCGTACAAGGCTTGTGGTTCAAGATCCTCGGGGTTACCATTCGCAATGGATCCAATCTGGATTTTGTACGTGTTGGTGACTCCATTGTAAAAATTCTGtacttgcatccacatggggatgCCATGATTTGGTACCCTTCGTAACAACTCTTTGTACCTTTCCTATGCTTCGGCCAACgattcatcctcttcttgtaCGAAACGGGACACCTCATTTCTGAGTTTGATAGCCTGTCTAGGTGGAAAgtatttcatcagaaaagcaCTGGCCATGTCCTGCCATGTTGCGATGGGTCCTGGTTGTAGGTTATTTAGCCAGTTCTTTGCTTTATCTTtgagagaaaaaggaaacaacttcAGCCTTATCACGTCATCGGAAACTCCTCTGTTTGATCGAAAAGTGTTGCATAGTGTAATAAACTCCTGGATATGTATGTTTGGATCTTCCGACTGATATCCATTGAATTGCACGGCTGCTTGCAACATCTGTATCATGGATGCTTTTACTTCAAACATGTTGTTCCCTTCGTTAGGCAACACAATACACGACGAGTGTCCTTCCGTGGTAGGTCTGGAGTAATCTCTGATTCTCATGACTGGAGGATTGTTATTTTCACCTTCTTCTTGATTGGGTTAAACTGGTTGTTCTGGTATTCTTCCAGCcatccttctttctctttgtctctctctttgtcttgctcgtcgagctcccgcttggtttcgtctacacgttctttCTAACtcaagatcgataggaaaaaccgGTGGTCCAGCTCTGCGCATAGACAGTAAGAAAAACTGCTTCTGGCTGCACTACGtaacaaacagattaaaaacgccctgtttcacagaaattttcagataaactttgttgctttcaatccccggcaacggcgccaaaaacttgttatcctctaaacagactctagcaagtgcactagatacaagtaataaaatgataagtccacagggattgatgatcaaattttactagaaaaaccttgcagaacagggtgttcgtggtgtgtgatttTCTTTAGTTGAGAAGTGTTGTGATGTTATAACAACAATACTATTTAAACGGTTCAgtgtaataaaaatgagtttttttgaTAATGATAAAAAGATAGAACAGGTCATGCCACAGTggaacaggttactttcagtctctaaacatcctatttattcatgaatgacataaagtgaagtcaagaTCTCTACTTTAgggctcacttaagtcaactctcgtgtgttcttaagattctaagatgtacTACAACGTTAAGCGTCCTtaatgttggttctttcttgcattatgaGCGAAACAACATTTCtgttaagaaaacccttgattaCACCCCCCTAACATTCCTGTGTCGAGGTTTGGACGTTTGATAAAAggttccgtgaagatgaaaggagttccctatcattcatctaacactaagATACATGCATGTAGCAATGGAGTGAAAACTTTATCAAACACAACATAATATAtcatcattcattcataaataagaaaatagaagacttacataaccggccctaactggccGAGCCCGCTCAaaacgactactcactcatactaAAGAGTGAACAACCTAAGTCAAATATACAGAACTCCATGGAAGGAGTCATAATGTTTCTTAGAgagcttctctctctaaagtTGCTTCACAAAAATTATCTATTTTCTTCCCAACAAGTATATCTACTTT encodes:
- the LOC136218607 gene encoding uncharacterized protein, encoding MWMQVQNFYNGVTNTYKIQIGSIANGNPEDLEPQALYDLIEKVVSTSYNWHSARSEGKITADSDVVFKLTTQVEQLVRQLSKINVSSIHNEPPFNDVCDFCGGPHFNINCPGVKQGKGEQEQCDYAGYNQRNPPNPYSNTYNPATRNHPNFGWTGQRNQQEQPRYQQQQGGHYQRQPQQHYKQPVHPIKDVEQDMKTMMMQFMKQTQASIKNLETQVHHLADSSSKGKGVMPSNTEPNPKGDVMAITLRSGKETNPPLMTNKSAECVGRSRLAEKEKEQTVLDQEKPTETDLTSDNNQEEPGKKYYPPPPYVPPVPYPARLVNKKLEEQNSKCWTP